A single Uloborus diversus isolate 005 chromosome 7, Udiv.v.3.1, whole genome shotgun sequence DNA region contains:
- the LOC129225507 gene encoding uncharacterized protein LOC129225507, whose protein sequence is MNYRTRKSLATNSIPEDPDNEDTPQYSDSYQTPQSSCNTTLNGIPESKQKKNARKQANKRKAKAYRIIEKQNITIKNLQRQLERYKKRYYRQKNQPSLSPSPRKQTNNLLKGLKVTKEVKRQLTYGLALKKQLASQAKSIKPGTKKQQFFMKAIGNKILKKYRMQTYMRGIISRKVNERLKLTKQNGILTSYVRKKKIFKVTESVKKSIKDFLEDDSVSRMCPGKKEFVRRGKERKQRRILLDTLKNLHRKFTSTTKINISYPTFCREKPFWIQKPKVQDHDTCACARHTNMELMFSKLKQIHFVKEKSLHDMVNAVCCISKSKECMQNICNICKGKTVEFALPKDFEVKYYQWENIIEEKEIKGEKKKELEK, encoded by the coding sequence atgaattaTAGAACGAGGAAATCGCTAGCTACTAACTCAATTCCTGAAGACCCTGATAATGAAGATACGCCACAGTATAGTGATTCCTACCAAACACCGCAATCCAGTTGTAATACAACCTTAAATGGAATTCCAGAatctaaacaaaaaaagaatgcaaGAAAACAAGCTAATAAAAGAAAGGCAAAAGCATATCGCATAATTGAGAAAcaaaatattactattaaaaaccTACAGCGGCAACTCGAAAGATATAAGAAAAGGTACTATCGCCAAAAAAATCAACCTTCTTTATCACCCTCTCCCAGGAAGCAGACTAATAATTTACTAAAAGGTCTAAAAGTGACTAAGGAAGTCAAAAGGCAATTAACGTATGGTTTGGCTCTCAAGAAGCAGCTAGCAAGTCAAGCCAAGTCAATTAAGCCAGGAACTAAGAAGCAACAGTTCTTTATGAAGGCaattggaaacaaaattttaaaaaagtacagaATGCAGACATATATGAGGGGAATCATTTCACGCAAAGTAAACGAAAGATTGAAGTTGACCAAACAGAATGGAATATTGACCAGCTAcgtgcggaaaaaaaaaatatttaaagttactGAAAGTgtgaaaaaatcaattaaagattTCTTAGAAGATGACAGTGTTAGCAGAATGTGCCCTGGCAAAAAAGAATTTGTAAGACgaggaaaagagagaaaacaaagaagaataCTGCTTGACACACTGAAAAATTTGCATCGTAAATTCACATCAAcaactaaaattaatatttcatatccAACCTTTTGTCGCGAGAAACCTTTTTGGATTCAAAAACCTAAAGTTCAAGATCATGATACTTGTGCATGTGCAAGACATACAAACATGGAACTAATGTTctcaaaactgaaacaaattcattttgtCAAAGAAAAGTCTTTACATGACATGGTGAATGCAGTCTGTTGCATTTCTAAAAGTAAGGAATGCATGCAAAATATTtgcaatatttgcaaaggaaagaccGTAGAATTTGCACTCCCCAAAGATTTTGAGGTTAAGTATTATCAGTGGGAgaatataattgaagaaaaagaaataaaaggagaaaaaaaaaaagaattagaaaaatga